GGTCGCCAGGATCCGGTGTGGCCCGCCGCCGGCGGCGGCGGTCCCGGCGGTGGCCCGGCCGCCGGCCGCGCCGCTGGCGATGATCGCGGCGGTGCCGAGCGCGGGGAGCAGGGCCAGGTACCCGGGAAACTCCGGCCCGGGCCGCAGGACGAGTACGGCGCCGACGACCATGGCGGTTCCGGTCCAGCCGAGAACGCTGCCCAGCCGCTGGGGCAGCCCGGCCAGCCGCGTGCCGAGCAGGGCGAGTACGGCTCCCAGGGCCAGTTCCCAGAGCCGGGTGCTGGTACCCAGGAAGGCGCCCCCGGGGTCGTCGCCGGTACGCCACGCCGACCAGGCGAACGAGCCGATGGCGATCAGGCCGGCGGTGAGCAGTAGCGGCCTCCGGACGTCACGGCCCCGGCGGCGGACCGCCCAGGTCGCGATGCCGAGTAGCAGCACCGGCCAGATCAGCAGGGCCTGTCCGGTGACGCCGAGTGCCCAGAGGTGCGCCAGGATGCTGGTCGTCGCGTCCGGTACGACCACGTCGGCGTCCTGGCCGGCGAGCCGCCAGTTCAGTACGGACAGTCCGCCGGCCAGCACGTCCCAACCGGTTCCGGCCCACCGGCTCCGGGGCAGGCAGAGCAGGGCCAGCGGCAGCGACGCGGCGAGGACCAGGGCGGCGGTGGGGAACAGTCGGCGAATCCGCCGGGCGTAGAACGCGCGCAGCGAGACATCGCCGGTGCGGTTCCACTCGCGGAGCAGTGCGCCGGTGACGAGGAACCCGGAGATCACGAAGAAGATGTCGATCCCGACGAATCCGCCCGGTACGACGCTGACTCCGGCGGCCGTGAGCAGCAGTGGCACGATCGCCAGGGCGCGGAGTCCGGTGAGGTCGGTGCGGCGGCCCCGCCGGCTGTCGGCGTCGGCCCGGGGCCGGTACTCCGTCACCATCTGTCAACCTCCAGGGCCTGGGATTTTGTCCAGTTAGCCCCTTCTTAACAGATAAATACCATGATAGACGGGTTTTTACATTTACCAGGGCCGTTCGTCTTCGGGCTCGGTACCGGCCACCCGGTCCGACTACTCGTCGACGATGCCGGCCCGCTTCGCCGCCGCCGACCAGTCGGTCCCGTCCCCGGCCGCCGGCCGGTGGACCCTGGTGGAGCCGGTACGCCGCAGCAGGGCCCGCAGCTCGGCCAGCCCACCCGACAGCACTCCGAGCGCGCGGGCCTGCACCAGGGCGTTACCCAGTGCGGTCGCCTCCACCGGACCGGCCACCACCGGCAGCCCGCAGGCGTCCGCGGTGAGTTGGCAGAGCAGCTCGTTGCGGGCACCGCCGCCGACGATGTGCACCACCTCGACCTCCCGGCCGGAGAGCCGCGCCGCCTGCCGTACCGCGGCCCGGTGGGCCAGCGCCAGACTGTCCAGGATGCACCGGGTCAGCGCGGCCGGTCCGTCCGGCACCGGCTGACCCTGCCGGGCGCACGCCCGGGCCAGCCGGGCCGGCATGTCGCCTGGCGGCAGGAACTCCGGGTCGTCCGGGTTGACCACGGCGGCCAGCGCCGGCTGCCGGGCGGCGGCGGCCAGCAGTTCCGTCAGGTCGACGGCGAGCCCCTGCGACCGCCACACCCGCAGCGACTCCTGGAGCAGCCAGAGGCCCATCACGTTGCGCAGGTAGCGGACGGTTCCGTCCACCCCGGCCTCGTTGGTGAAGTTGGCCGCCCGACTTGCCGGGGAGAGTACCGGCTCGGGCAGTTCGACCCCGACCAGCGACCAGGTGCCGCAGGAGATGTAGGCGAACCGGTCGTTCTCGGCCGGTACCGCGGCGACGGCGGAGGCGGTGTCGTGCGAGCCGACCGCGGTCACCGGCACCGGCCGGTCGGTGCCGACCGCCTCCCGGACCGCCGCCCGCAGCTCCCCGGCCGGGTCGCCCGGCTGGCGCAGCGGTCCGAACAACCGGGCCGGCAGACCGGCCCGTCCGATCAGATCCGAGGACCACTGCCGGGTACGCACGTCGAGCAGCTGGGTGGTGGAGGCGTTGGTGACCTCGCTGCCCGCGACACCGGTGAGCCAGTACCCGAGCAGGTCGGGAACCAGCAGCATCGTCTCGGCCCGGTCCAGCGCCGGGGTGCCGAGTTCGGCGCTGAGCTGGAACAGGGTGTTGAACGGCAGCAGTTGCAGCCCGGTCGTGTCGTAGAGGTAGTCGGCGCCGAGCGCCCCGACCACCCGGTCCGGGATCCCGTCGGTACGCCCGTCCCGGTAGTGCACCGGGTTGCCGACCAGGGCGCCGGTGGAGTCCAGCAACCCGTAGTCGACGGCCCACGAGTCGATGCCGATGCTGGCCAGGTCGGGTCGGCGGGCCAGCGCCGCCCGGATCCCGGTCAGGGTCTCGGCGTACAACCGGGGTACGTCCCAGTGCAGCGTGTCGAGCAGCCGTACCGGCTCGTTGGCGAACCGGTGCACCTCGGTCAGGGTCACCCCGTCCCGGTCGACCTCGGCCAGCATCACCCGGCCACTGGCCGCGCCGAGGTCGACCGCGGCCACCGCCGTCGGGGCGGCCGGCGAGGGCGGGGACGTCATCGCCCCGCCTCGCCGCGTTCGGCGTGCCGACGACCTTCGACGCCGTACCGGATGGTCCGCCGGTTCATCGAAGGAACGCCGCGGCCACACCGGAGTCGACCGGCACGTGCAGCCCGGTCGTGTGCGACAGCTCGCCACCGGTCAGCGCGAACACCGCGTTGGCGACGTGCTCCGGCAGCACCTCGCGCCCCAGCAGCGTACGGCGGGCGTAGTAGGCGCCCAGCTCCTCCTCGGGTACCCCGTAGACGGCGGCCCGCTGTGCGCCCCAGCCGCTGGCGAAGATCCCGGAGCCGCGTACCACCCCGTCGGGGTTCACGCCGTTGACCCGGACCCCGTGCGCGCCGAGTTCGGCGGCGAGCAGTCGTACCTGGTGCGCCTGGTCGGCCTTGGCGGCGCTGTACGCGATGTTGTTGGGCCCGGCGAAGACCGAGTTCTTGCTGGAGATGTAGACGAGGTCGCCGCCCAGCCCCTGGTCGAGCAGCACCCGGGCGGCGGCCCGGGAGACCAGGAACGAGCCCTTGGCCATCACGTCGTGCTGGAGGTCCCAGTCCGCGTCGGTCGTCTCCAGCAGCGACTTCGAGATGGACAGACCGGCGTTGTTGACCACCAGGTCGACCCCGCCGAAGGCGAGCGCGGCGGCGGCGAAGGCCGCCTCGACGCCGGCCGGATCGGTGACGTCGACCAGCACCGGTACGGCCCGGTCGGCGTTGCCGATCTCCCCGGCGACCGTGGCGGCGGCCTCGACGTTCCGGTCGGCCACCACTACGCAGGCGCCCTCGGCGGCGAGTCGCCGGACGATCGCCGCGCCGATGCCGGAGCCGCCGCCGGTGACCAGCGCGATCCGCCCGGCCAGCGGCTTCGGCTTCGGCATCCGCTGGAGCTTCGCCTCCTCCAGCTGCCAGTACTCGATCCGGAACTTCTCCGCCTCGTCGATCGGCGAGTACGTCGACACCGCCTCGGCGCCGCGCATCACGTTGATCGCGTTGAGGTAGTACTCGGCGGCGACCCGGGCGGTCTGCTTGTCCCGGCCGAAGCTGAACATGCCGAC
The nucleotide sequence above comes from Plantactinospora soyae. Encoded proteins:
- a CDS encoding rhamnulokinase; translation: MTSPPSPAAPTAVAAVDLGAASGRVMLAEVDRDGVTLTEVHRFANEPVRLLDTLHWDVPRLYAETLTGIRAALARRPDLASIGIDSWAVDYGLLDSTGALVGNPVHYRDGRTDGIPDRVVGALGADYLYDTTGLQLLPFNTLFQLSAELGTPALDRAETMLLVPDLLGYWLTGVAGSEVTNASTTQLLDVRTRQWSSDLIGRAGLPARLFGPLRQPGDPAGELRAAVREAVGTDRPVPVTAVGSHDTASAVAAVPAENDRFAYISCGTWSLVGVELPEPVLSPASRAANFTNEAGVDGTVRYLRNVMGLWLLQESLRVWRSQGLAVDLTELLAAAARQPALAAVVNPDDPEFLPPGDMPARLARACARQGQPVPDGPAALTRCILDSLALAHRAAVRQAARLSGREVEVVHIVGGGARNELLCQLTADACGLPVVAGPVEATALGNALVQARALGVLSGGLAELRALLRRTGSTRVHRPAAGDGTDWSAAAKRAGIVDE